The Thermoleophilaceae bacterium genome includes the window ACGGGATCCGACCCGTCGAGCGGGTTCAGGTCGAGCACGTGCACGAGCAGGCGGGTGCGCTCCACGTGTGCGAGGAACTCGTGGCCGAGTCCCGCGCCCTCGCCCGCACCCTCGATGAGGCCGGGGATGTCCGCCACCACGAGCTGGCGACCGTCCCTCTCGATCGTGCCGAGCACCGGTTCGAGCGTGGTGAACGGATAGTCCGCCACCCGCGGCTGCGCGCGCGTGATGCGGGAGAGCAGCGACGACTTGCCGGCGTTCGGCAGCCCCACCAGTCCCGCGTCCGCGAGCAGCTTGAGCCGCAGCTCGAGCCAGCGCTCCTCGCCCGGCAGCCCGCGTTCCGCGAAGCGCGGCGCCTGGCGGGTGGGCGTGGTGAAGTGGCGGTTGCCCCGGCCGCCGAGGCCTCCCCGGGCCACCACCGCGCGCTGTCCAGGCTCCGTGAGGTCGTAGCGCAGCTCATGTTCTGAATCCTCCACCACCGTGCCCGGCGGCACGCGCACCTCGAGCGCCTCCGGGCTCGCGCCGTGGCGGTTCGCCCCCTCGCCGTGGCCGCCGCGGCGCGCCTTGTAGTGCGCCTTGCGCTTGAAGCTCTGGAGGTCGCGCAGCGAGGCGTCGCACACGATCACCACATCGGCGCCGCGGCCGCCATCGCCGCCGTCGGGACCGCCGCGCGGCACGTGCGCCTCGCGCCGAAACGACACCACGCCGTTTCCGCCGCCGCCGCCCTGTACGAAGATCTTCGCCCTGTCGTAGAGCACGCGGCGATGGTACTTACGGCAGGAGACCGCGCAGGAGCTCCGGATCGTCCGGGATGAGGCCGGCGGCGGGCAGGCGGCGCAGCAGCTCCGCCCAGCCGGGATCCACCTCGCTCACCCGCCGGATGTGCTCCCGCCCCTCCTCCACGCGGCCGCAGCCACCCAGCGCGAGACCGAGCCAGAACGCGATCTCGGTGTTGTCCGGGGCGGCGGCGTGCGCCCGCTGGTAATGCCCGAGCGCGCCCTCCAGGTTTCCCCGCACGGCGAGCTGCTCGCCAAGCTCCATCTCGTCGTAGGCACGGCGCAGGCGCAGCAGCCGCCGCAGCTCGCGGAGCGGCTCGGGGTGGTCCTCCACGCGCAGATCCACGGGTTTGTGCTCCCACGGCTCGGCGCTGCGCCTGCCGCCCACGACCAGGACGGCGGCGGACTGCTTGCCGCGGATGTCGCCGCCCTCGGCCTCGGCCGCCTCGAGCGCCGTGAGCAGCCGCTCCGCCAGATCGCCACGCGTGGACTCGTACGCATCCACCATCGCGTCGGGCACCGTTTCGCGGCGCATCATGTTCGCCTGGGCCGACATCTGGTTGCCCACGCGATGCCCCGCCTCCGCGATGCATGACTGGCCGGTGTGCACGGCCACCCGGCCAGCGGAGTCGATCATTGCCACCTGCCGGGACGCCTCGCCCTG containing:
- the obgE gene encoding GTPase ObgE, with amino-acid sequence MLYDRAKIFVQGGGGGNGVVSFRREAHVPRGGPDGGDGGRGADVVIVCDASLRDLQSFKRKAHYKARRGGHGEGANRHGASPEALEVRVPPGTVVEDSEHELRYDLTEPGQRAVVARGGLGGRGNRHFTTPTRQAPRFAERGLPGEERWLELRLKLLADAGLVGLPNAGKSSLLSRITRAQPRVADYPFTTLEPVLGTIERDGRQLVVADIPGLIEGAGEGAGLGHEFLAHVERTRLLVHVLDLNPLDGSDPVKNHETVEAELAGYGAGLERLPRILCLSKADLVPPEQAAAAKAEWEERLGVQVVVTSSATRLGLDELVEAIFLRVPGEQPPGATEPQEAAAEHRVYRPGADDAFRVQRLGDGAYRVSGGRVERLIARHDMDNEDAQRYVEDRLRAMGVIRALESAGFEPGDDVEIAGMVFELDPA
- a CDS encoding DUF1028 domain-containing protein — protein: MTYSLVARDPETGELGVAVQSHFFCVGPVVPWAEPGIGAVATQSFVEVSYGPRGLELMRSGRSAAGALGELVDRDQGEASRQVAMIDSAGRVAVHTGQSCIAEAGHRVGNQMSAQANMMRRETVPDAMVDAYESTRGDLAERLLTALEAAEAEGGDIRGKQSAAVLVVGGRRSAEPWEHKPVDLRVEDHPEPLRELRRLLRLRRAYDEMELGEQLAVRGNLEGALGHYQRAHAAAPDNTEIAFWLGLALGGCGRVEEGREHIRRVSEVDPGWAELLRRLPAAGLIPDDPELLRGLLP